GGCGCTGTCCGAGATGGAGAACTCGGAGCTCATGGCGGAGACGCTCGGCGAGCACGTGTTCGACTTCTTCCTGCGCAACAAGCGGGCCGAGTGGAACGCCTATCGCAGCCACGTCACGCCTTACGAGCTTCGCACCCTGATGCCGATGCTGTGATCCGGTCGGGGAGTGCCGACCTCGAAGCCTCGACGGTAGGTTCAGGACTCGTGAACGACCCCCTGGACCACTCCGAATCGAACCAGTGGCCGTCCGCCGATCCCGAAGGGCTCGGTTCGGCGGACGAGTTCGTCGACGAGCCCGCCTGGCCCGCCGAACTGCCGGAGGACGAATCGACTCGGCCCGCCGATGACGGGAACGGGTTCCCCGCCCCGCACGGTTGCACGGTCGCCCGGCACGGTCAGCTCGCCGGGGCGCGGGTGCTGCGTGACTCGTTCCTGCGGTGCCACCCCGGCGGGCGGTTCACGATCCTGCTGCTGGACTTCGACACCGACCTCGAAGCCGACCTGCGGGAGGAGGTCAGCACCCCCGTCGACATCGGTATCGACGATGTCGAGTTCTCCCGGCTGGCCACGGCCTGCGGCGGCGAACCGCTCAACTCGGTCGTGCTCCCCGGCCTGCTCGCCCGCCTGCTGCGCTCCGAACCGCTCGTGCTGTATTTGTCGCCGGTGGTCCGGGTGTTCGGCTCGTTCGGGGAACCGCTCGCCGCGCTCGGCGACGAAGCGCCGTTGGGCCTCGCTCCCCGGGTGATTCGCCCGTTGCCCGCCGACGGGCTGCGTCCCGGGTCGAGGGACCTGGCCCGGGCGGGCTCGTTCGATCCGAACCTGCTCGCGGTAACTCACGGCGCGGAACGGGTGCTCGACGAGTGGGCACAGCGGGTGCGTGCCGAACCGGACGCCGCGGCCGAGTTCTTCGAGGGGCTGCCCGCCATGGTCGAACACCGGGTGCTGCGCGACCCGGGTGTGGGGCTGTCGGTGTACAACGCCGGGCAGCGCGAGCTCGAAACCTCCGACGGTGCGTACACAGTGGATGGTTATCCGCTGCGTACCGTCCACTTTGAGGGGTTCGAACCGCAGCGCCCCTGGTTGTTCTCCGCGGAGTACTCCGATCGCCCCCGGGTGCTGCTCTCCGAATCACCGCCGCTGGCGCAGTTGTGTGCCGGTTACCGAAACGCGCTCGTCTCGCGGGGAATGACGAGCGAACGCGCCTCGCCGTTCGACGAACTGCCCGACGGTACGGTGCTGCCGACTTCGCTGCGCGCCGCGTACCGGGCCCAGTGGCTGTCCGCCGAGTCCTCGGGCGAGCCCGTCGTGCCCAGTCCCTTCGAACCCGCCGGGCCGGAACGTGATCCGTTCGCCGAATTCCTGGAGTGGGCGGGCAGCCCCGCCGACGAGCAACAGCGCGCCGCGGGGTGCTCCCGGTGGGATTTCGCCCTGTGGCAGGACGACCAGGTGCTGCGGCGCGACTATCCACTCCCGTTGACCGACGACGCGGCCGCGTTCCGCGAGTGGTGCGCCGGGGTCGGGGTGGCCAGTGGGCGCGTGCCCGCCCGGTTGGCCCGGAGCAGGGGAACCGACGACTCCGAGATGACCGACCAACTGGGGGTCGCGGTCGTCGGTACCGGACGGCTCGCCGAACTGGTCCGGCTCGCCGTGCGCACCTCCGGCATCCCGAACTCGGACGACGCGCGCTATCCCGTCGTGCTGCGCTGCGATCCCTCGGTGCCCGTACCCGCCGGGCACCACCTCATCGACATCCGGCCGGACGGTGGGGCCGATCCGGCCGACACCACTCCCGCTTCCGGCGAACCCACCGAACTGTGGGCGCTCTCGCAGGCAGGCAGGCACGCGGCGCGCCACGTGGGAGTGCAGGCCCGCGTGCTCGCGCTGCCGTTCCCGGAGCGGGAGCCAACTGAGCCCGCCATTCGGCAGACCGCGCGGGAACGCCTCGGGATCGACCAGGAATTCGTCTTCGCCGCCTTCGCCGACCACGCCGAGGAACACCGCGCGAACGTGCTCGGCCTGGTGACCGCTTTCGGTGCCGCGTTCGGCAGCCGCACCGACGTGCGGCTGGTCGTGGCGGTCAGCGGTGCCGCGGAGCATCCCGAGGCGGCGGAACGCCTGCGGTTGGCCACCACCACCGACCACCGGATCCTGTTGCTGGAGCGGGACGACGCCGAGGAGACGCTCCTGTCGGTCGCCGACTGCGCCGTCTCCCTGCACCGGGCGGACGGCGGTGTCGGCGGCGACCGCTACGCGCTGCGAATGCTGCACGCCGCGGGGTGCGGGATTCCGGTGATCACAGTGGAACAGGGGGCGGTCGGTGAGCTGTTCGGCTCGTCCGGCGCGGTGCTGGTGGGATGCCACGGCAGTGGCGAACCCGACGTGGAGTCCGCCGCTGCCGCGCTGACCTCGGCCGCCGACGACCCCGGTGAACTCCAGCGGTTCGCCGTCGCGGCGGGGGAACGGCTGTCCCGACAGCTCGCCCCGGGCAGGGCGGGTGAACAGCTGCGGGAGCGCGTGGAGGCGGCCTACCGCAACTGGCGGGCCAAGTGGGCACGCGACCAGCACGCCCCCGACGAGGACCCGTTGCGTCCGCTGCTGATCGCCCGTCACGCGCTGCACCGCCCACCGGAAGTGGGGATGGGTGGGCGCAATGCCGTCACACCCGCGTTGCGCAAGGCCGTGCTCAAGGCGTTGGGCCACTACGACGAGCACATTCGCGACATCATTCGCTCATTGCTGGACGGGGTGGAGAAAACCTCCTCCGAACTGCTTCGCAGGCAGCAGGAACGCGCCGACGACCTCGACATCAACGCGGTACGCGCCGAGCTCACGCAACTCGCCCAGCGACAGGAGCAGCTCGGTTCCCGAGTGGCGGGAGCCGACGACAGCACGGTGCAGGCCCGTACCGAACTGGCGGAGCACGACCGCAGGCTGCGCGGGCTGGAGGAAACCGGCGATTCGTTCGGTCAGCGACAGCTCTCCGAGCTCGCCGAGCGCATCGACAGCCTCACCGGGGCGGTGGAGCGGACACTGGACCGGGTCGACCGGCTGGAACAGCGGATCGAGGAGTCGGAGAAGAGCCAGCAGGAACAGCTGGAGAACGGGTTGCGCCGCAGCGCCCTGGACATCGACAACGCGCTGCGCGGTACCGACGCATTGCGTCGCATCGTGCTGCGGGAGCACGAACGCAACAGCGACACGGCACATCTGCCCGGCACTCCCGTGGTGTGCGAGGCGGGACTGCTGCGGCTGCCCGCCGATGACACCGTGATGCTGCCGTGGCTGTCCTCGCACCACCGCTGGGACGCCGAGGTCTCCGCCCTGATCGACTCCCTGCTGGAGCCGGGTGGGGTCTTCCTCGACGTGGGTGCCTACGTCGGTTACCAGGCGGTCCGCGTGCTCGGCAGGCTCAACCACACCGGGCGTGTGATCGCGGTGGAGCCGGATGCGGTCGCCCGTGAACTGCTGGAGCACAACGCGGAGGTCAACGTCACCGAACGGCTCAGGGAACGGCTCACCGTGTTGGACGGCGCGGCCTGGGACGACGACGGTGAAGTGCTCGGGTTGCCCGCGGGGACCGGAGGGGTGGAAGTGACCGCTTCCGAGGGGACGGGCGGGCAGGCCGTTCCGGACGCGCGTGCTTCAGTCGTCCGGTTGCGGGGGGCGCGTCTCGACGGGGAGCTCAGCAGCGAGCACGGGATCGGTGAGCGCAACCTTTCCGTGGTGCACGTGGATGTCGGATCCAGGGTGCATCGGATCCTGCGCGGGCTGGACGGACTGTTGCGGCAGCACCGCCCTTCCGTGGTGTGCTCGTTCACTCCCTCGGGAATACGGGCACTGGGCGACGAACCGAGCGGTGTGTTGGACGAGTTCACGTCCTGGGGATACGACATCGTGCCGGTGGGCAGGAGCGAGCCGGTGGCACCGGAGCAGTTGATGCGGGCGATCGGTGCTTCGGAGACGAGTACCGTCAAGTTGTGGCTGCGACCCGAGCCGAACACCGAATGATGCCCGGGGCGATCGAGTGGCCTCGGGCGATCGAGTAAATCCGGGTCAAGGGAATGAACTCGACGTCGAGCACGTTGCGGTCATGTCCGCGGCTCATGGGCGAGTCGTGGCCTCGGGAACCGCGGTTCACGCTACAAGGGTGACCCCCTGTTCGAGTGAGCTGTGACGGTGGGCTAGGCTGTAAGAACAAGTGAACAGGAGCCCGCAGGGTTTCGAACGGGCCGGAACGAGCGGGTTGACACCGCTAGTCGGGCCGAGTAAAGTAACTTGGTGCTCCCGACGGGAAGCTGTCGAGGGCGGTTCCGGTGCTTGGCTGATCCGGGTTCTGCTTGGATTCGGACCCCCGGTCTACGGGGTGAGCAGCCGGGTGCTAGAGTAAAAACAGAAGCAATCGGGAACAGCCGGAGAGTTTCGGGCCTCTTGATTGTTCGGATCCACCACGTGCTTGGTGGGTGTGTTCTTTGAGAATTCAACAGTGTTTGTGCACGCGTGTGTGTGTTTGTTTCTTGTCTTTTTTGCTTTGAGTATCAGCTCGCATCGTGCTTGGGTGGCTCTGTGAGGGGCTGCTGGGTGTGGTGTGGGTTGTGCTGGGGTTTGATTTTTTCCATGCATTGTTGGAGAGTTTGATCCTGGCTCAGGACGAACGCTGACGGCGCGCTTCACACATGCAAGTCGAGCGATGGCACCGGCCCTTGTGGTGGGTGTGCAGAGCGGCGGACGGGTGAGTAACACGTGAGTAACCTGCCCTGGGCGTGGGGATAACCCTGGGAAACTGGGGCTAATACCGGATGTCCCTACTGTCTCGCATGGGATGGTGGGGAAAGGTGCATCTTCGTGAGGGGGTGTTCCGGCTTGGGAGGGGCTCGCGGCCCATCAGCTTGTTGGTGCGGTAGTGGCGTACCAAGGCGATGACGGGTAGCCGGCCTGAGAGGGTGATCGGCCACACTGGGACTGAGACACGGCCCAGACTCCTACGGGAGGCAGCAGTGGGGAATTTTGCGCAATGGGCGAAAGCCTGACGCAGCGACGCCGTGTGGGGGAGGACGGCCTTCGGGTTGTAAACCTCTTTCGGCCCTGACGAATGTGACGGTAGGGGCTAAAGAAGCGCCGGCTAACTACGTGCCAGCAGCCGCGGTAATACGTAGGGCGCGAGCGTTGTCCGGATTTACTGGGCGTAAAGGGCTCGTAGGCGGTTTGTCGCGTCGGTCGTGGAAATGTCTGGCTTAACTGGGCACGTGCGGCCGATACGGGCAGACTCGAGGGCGGTAGGGGCAAGCGGAATTCCTGGTGTAGCGGTGAAATGCGCAGATATCAGGAGGAACACCGATGGCGAAGGCAGCTTGCTGGGCCGTTCCTGACGCTGAGGAGCGAAAGCGTGGGTAGCGAACAGGATTAGATACCCTGGTAGTCCATGCTGTAAACGTTGGGCGCTAGGTGTGGGGACCATGCTTGGTGTCCGTGCCGTAGCTAACGCATTAAGCGCCCCGCCTGGGGAGTACGGCCGCAAGGCTAAAACTCAAAGGAATTGACGGGGGCCCGCACAAGCGGCGGAGCATGTGGATTAATTCGATGCAACGCGAAGAACCTTACCTGGGTTTGACATACACCGGATAGCTGTGGAGACATGGTGTCCCTTTGTGGCTGGTGTACAGGTGGTGCATGGCTGTCGTCAGCTCGTGTCGTGAGATGTTGGGTTAAGTCCCGTAACGAGCGCAACCCTTGTCCTGTGTTGCCAGCAGTTCGGCTGGGGACTCGCGGGAGACTGCCGGGGTCAACTCGGAGGAAGGCGGGGACGACGTCAAGTCATCATGCCCCTTATGTCCAGGGCTTCACACATGCTACAATGGCCGGTACAGAGGGTGGCGAGACCGTGAGGTGGAGCGAATCCCTGAAAGCTGGTCTCAGTTCGGATCGGGGTCTGCAACTCGACCCTGTGAAGTCGGAGTCGCTAGTAATCGCAGATCAGCAGTGCTGCGGTGAATACGTTCCCGGGCCTTGTACACACCGCCCGTCACGTCATGAAAGTCGGTAACACCCTAAGCTCATGGTCCAACCACACCTGGTGTGGGGGGCGTGGTCGAAGGTGGGACTGGCGATTGGGACGAAGTCGTAACAAGGTAGCCGTACCGGAAGGTGCGGCTGGATCACCTCCTTTCTAAGGAGCAAGTTTTTCACACAGCTGGCATTCTCAGTGGGGAAAAGGCATGCTTTTTCCGGGGTGCTGGGTGCGCGTGTGCGGCACTGTTGGGTTCTCTAGGGGCACACCCCTTTCGTGGGTGTGGTCTGGTGGTTGGTTGAGAACTGTATAGTGGTGGCGAGTATCTTTTTTGCTTGCTTGTTTTGGTGTGTTTGCTGGGCGTTGTGTGTTGGTTGTGTGTCGTGATGGTAGGCGTACGGTGGATGCCTGGGCACCAGATGCTGATGAAGGACGTGGGAGGCCGCGATAGGCCTGGGGGAGTTGTCAACCGAGCTGTGATCCCAGGGTGTCCGAATGGGGTAACCTGGCCGGGGTGATGCCCGGTCACCGGTGTCTGAAGAGATTAGGGCGCCGGGGGGCACGTGGGGAACTGAAACATCTCAGTACCCGCAGGAAGAGAAAACAAGATGTGATTCCCTGAGTAGTGGTGAGCGAACGGGGAGGATGGCTAAACCGTCTGCGTGTCAAGCCGGTGGGTGTTGCGTGGGCGGGGTTGTGGGAGCGCCTGGTCATTACCACCGTGGTGGCGCTGGGTGTGTGGTGTTAGCTGAAGGTGTTGGAAGGCACTGGCGGAGTGGGTGAGACCCCCGTAGGTGAAGGCACTGCACAGTCTGGTGGGGCGTGGTCCCGAGTAGCGCGGGACTCGTGCAATCTCGTGTGAATCGGCCAGGACCGCCTGGTAAGCCTGAATACGTCTGGTGACCGATAGTGGATGTGTACCGTGAGGGACTGGTGAAAAGTACCCCGGGAGGGGAGTGAAAGAGTTCCTGAAACCGTGCGCTGTTAAACCGTCAGAGCATGCCCTGGTGGTGTGTGATGGCGTGCCTTTTGAAGAATGAGCCTGCGAGTTAGTGGTGCGTGGCGAGGTTAACCCGTGTGGGGGAGCCGGAGCGAAAGCGAGTCTGAATAGGGCGAGGCTAGTCGCGTGCTCTAGACCCGAAACCGAGTGAGCTACCCGTGGCCAGGGTGAAGCGCGGGTAAGACCGTGTGGAGGCCCGAACCCACCAGGGTTGAAAACCTGGGGGATGAGCTGTGGGTAGGGGTGAAAGGCCAATCAAACTCGGAGATAGCTGGTTCTCCCCGAAATGCATTTAGGTGCAGCGTCGCGTGGTGCTTGGTGCAGGTAGAGCGACTGGATGGCTGATGGCCCCGGTGGGGGTACTGACGTCAACTAAACTCCGAATGGCATCAACGTTGGCAGCGTGGCAGTGAGTCCGTGGGGGAGAAGCTCCATGGTCGAGAGGGAAACAGCCCAGATCACCGGCTAAGGCCCCGAAGTGTGTGCTGAGTGGAAAAGGATGTGGGATTGCCGAGACAACCAGGAGGTTGGCTTAGAAGCAGCCATCCTTGAAAGAGTGCGTAACAGCTCACTGGTCAAGTGATCCTGCGCCGATAATGTAGCGGGGCTTGTAAGTACACCGCCGAAGCCGTGACACAGCAGCGTTGCTGTTGTGGGTAGGGGAGCGTCCCGCACGCCGGTGAAGCCGCGGTGCAAACCTGTGGTGGAGGGTGTGGGAGTGAGAATGCAGGCATGAGTAGTGCATGGGCAGTGAGAATCTGTCCCGCCGGAAGACCAAGGGTTCCAGGGCCAGGTTGTTCCGCCCTGGGTGAGTCGGATCCTAAGGCGAGGCCGTCAGGCGTAGTCGACAGGACAACGGGTTGATATTCCCGTACCCGCGTGGCACCGCCCCATACCAGCCCCCATGCAGGGATCGTCAACTCATGGCGGCCATCGGGATTCGTCCTGGTGGTTCGTGTGGGTGGTGGTTGCTGGTGGGTGTGCTGGGCAGCGAGGGGGTGACGCAGGAGGGTAGCCCATCCCGGGCGATGGTTGTCCCGGGGTAACGGTGTAGCACGGCCGCCCAGGCAAATCCGGGTGGCCAGTGGTGTGAGACCGGATGCCGAGCCGGTGTGGCGAAGTGGGTGATCCCCGGCTGCCGAGAAAAGCCTCTAGCGAGGGGCCGCGTGGTCCGTACCCGAAACCGACACAGGTGGTCTGGTAGAGCATACCGAGGCGAGCGGGGTAACCGTGGTTAAGGAATTCGGCAAATTGTCCCCGTAACTTCGGGAGAAGGGGAGCCGCGCCTGGTGATCCCCCATTGGCGGGGTGAGCTGGGGGTGGCCGCAGAGTCTGGGCCCAAGCGACTGTTTACTAAAAACACAGGTCCGTGCGAAGTCGTAAGACGCGGTATACGGACTGACGCCTGCCCGGTGCCGGAACGTTAAGGGGAGTGGTGAACCCTTCGGGGTGAGGCTGCGAACCGAAGCGCCGGTAAACGGCGGTGGTAACTATAACCATCCTAAGGTAGCGAAATTCCTTGTCGGGTAAGTTCCGACCTGCACGAATGGCGTAACGACTTGGGCGCTGTCTCGACCACGGGCCCGACGAAATTGCAGGACGAGTTAAGATGCTCGTTTCGCGCGGCAGGACGGAAAGACCCCGGGACCTTTACTACAGCTTGGTATGGGCGTCTGGTTCGGCTTGTGTAGGATAGGTGGGAAACGGTGAACCACGCACGCCAGTGTGTGGGGAGTTGCTGGTGAAATACCACTCTGGTCGTTCCGGGCGTCTAACCTCGGTCCGTGACCCGGATCAGGGACAGTGCCTGGTGGGTAGTTTAACTGGGGCGGTTGCCTCCTAAAAGGTAACGGAGGCGCCCAATGGTTCCCTCAGCCTGGACGGAAACCAGGTGGCGCGTGTAAGTGCACAAGGGAGCTTGACTGTGAGACCGACGGGTCGAGCAGGTGCGAAAGCAGGGACTAGTGATCCGGCACCGGCATGCGGATGCGGTGTCGCTCAACGGATAAAAGGTACCCCGGGGATAACAGGCTGATCTTGCCCAAGAGTCCATATCGACGGCATGGTTTGGCACCTCGATGTCGGCTCGTCGCATCCTGGGGCTGGAGTGGGTCCCAAGGGTTGGGCTGTTCGCCCATTAAAGCGGCACGCGAGCTGGGTTTAGAACGTCGTGAGACAGTTCGGTCCCTATCCGCCGCGCGCGTGTGGAGACGTGCGGGGAGCTGTCCCTAGTACGAGAGGACCGGGACGGACGAACCTCTAGTGTGCCAGTTGTCCCGCCAGGGGCACGGCTGGTTGGCCATGTTCGGCACGGATAACCGCTGAAAGCATCTAAGCGGGAAGCCCACCCCAAGATGACGTCTCCCACCCCCCGTAAGGGGGGATAAGGCACCCAGCAGATGACTGGGTTGATAGGCCCGACATGTACGCACAGCGATGTGTTCAGTGGACGGGTACTAACCCGCCGAACGGCGACACCCCCCCAACACACCGCCCACACACGCACCAACCCGCAAGCACCCGCGATCTCGCCACCACTATACGGCTCCCAACACAGCCACCACCCCCTGGACAATTCAATACCGGCTGAACCCCCATCAGCCCCCAATGGTTTTTTGGGTCGGTGGCCACAGCGGAGGAGACACGCCCGGCATCCATCCCGAACCCGGCAGCTAAGCCCTCCAGCGCCCCAGGTACTGCACCCCCACGGGTGTGGGAGACACGGACACCGCCGACCCAACCCCCCCCAAACCGGCCCCACCCACCAGGGTGGGGCCGGACCCATACCCAGCCCCTTACGGCTCGTCCCCACTGCTCCGGACCGCGGAATTCCTCGTTCTATCCTCGTATCGTGAGTGAAAACATCAGTTCGACGGAATCAGGGGCCGACCACGGCGCAGGCCCCGGACAGTCTTCCCGCGCGATGCCGCCCAAACCGCGCAGCCACGAGGTGACCGACGGTATGGAACGCGCGGCCGCTCGCGGCATGTTGCGCGCTGTCGGTATGCAGGACGGCGACTTCGCCAAACCGCAGATCGGCGTGGCTTCCTCCTGGAACGAGATAACCCCCTGCAATCTCTCGCTGCAGCGACTGGCGGGAAGTGCCAAGGACGGAGTGCACGCGGCCAACGGCTACCCGCTGGAATTCGGAACCATCTCCGTTTCCGACGGCATCTCGATGGGGCACGAGGGGATGCACTACTCGCTGGTGTCCCGCGAGATGATCGCGGACTCGGTGGAGACCGTGATGCAGGCCGAACGACTCGACGGTTCGCTGCTGCTGGCGGGCTGCGACAAGAGTCTGCCCGGAATGCTCATGGCCGCGGCCCGACTGGATCTCGCGTCGGTGTTCATCTACGCGGGATCCATCCTGCCTGGAAAGGTGGACGGGCGCGAGGTCACGATCATCGACGCCTTCGAAGCGGTGGGTGCCTGCTCGCGGGGGCTCATCCCACGCTCGGAGGTAGACCGCATCGAACGCGCGATCTGCCCCGGCGAAGGGGCGTGCGGTGGGATGTACACCGCGAACACGATGGCTTGCGCCGCGGAGGCGTTGGGCATGTCGTTGCCGGGTTCGGCGAGCCCACCATCGGTGGACCGTCGTCGTGACGCCGGCGCCAGGGCCGCCGGTGAGGCCGTGGTGGGGATGCTGGAGAAAGGCATCACCGCCCGCGACGTGTTGACCAAGGAAGCCTTCGAGAACGCCATCGCGGTGGTCATGGCGTTCGGCGGTTCCACCAACGCGGTACTGCACCTGCTGGCCATAGCGAACGAGGCGGGCGTCGAGCTGACCCTCGAGGACTTCAACCGTGTGGGGGACCGTACCCCACATCTCGCCGACGTGAAGCCGTTCGGTGAATACGTGATGACCGCGGTGGACCGTATCGGTGGTGTTCCCGTCGTGATGAAGGCACTGCTGGACGCGGGGCTCATCCACGGCGACTGTCTGACCGTGACCGGTCGTACCGTGGCAGAGAACCTCGCCGAGCTCGAACCCCCGGAGCTGGACGGCTCGGTGATTCATCGACTCTCCGACCCGATACATCCCACCGGTGGTCTGACGGTGCTGCGGGGCTCGTTGGCTCCGGAAGGCGCCGTCGTGAAGAGCGCGGGATTCGACACCGCACGCTTCGAGGGCACGGCCAGGGTGTTCGACGGGGAGCAGGCCGCGATGGACGCCGTGGAGAACAACACCCTGAGCGCTGGGGACGTGGTGGTCATCCGTTACGAGGGGCCCAGGGGCGGTCCGGGCATGCGCGAGATGCTCGCCGTCACCGGTGCGATCAAGGGCGCGGGCCTGGGCAAGGACGTTCTGCTGCTCACCGACGGCCGGTTCTCCGGAGGGACGACCGGATTGTGCATCGGCCACGTCGCACCGGAGGCCACCGACGGTGGTCCGATCGCCCTGGTCGCCGATGGCGACCCGATCCGACTGGATCTGGCGGACCGGAAACTGGACCTGCTGGTTTCGGACGAGGAGCTGTCGCGTCGCGAGCAGCGGTGGCAGCCGCCGGAGCCGAAGTACCGCAGTGGCGTGCTGGGCAAGTACGCCAAGCTGGTCGGTTCCGCTGCCAACGGTGCGGTCTGCTGACCCGATCGCCCGCGTCGCGGTCTCGCCCGACGTCATCGGAACCGGACTTCGCAGGGGACGTTCGATCGAGTTGACGCCCGGCCGGTTCGACCGGACCGCCGGGGAACGTGCCGGATTCCCGGGACACTCCCCGGCGGGCTGTCGGCGTGCCTCGTGGGTCAGGTCGGCATGCTCATCTCGAGCAGCGGATTGTTCGAGGGCTGCTCGCTGCCGCCCGCCGGTTCCACGGTTATGCCGATGGCACGGGTGTTCGGCGGAATCTCGGCCGTCATCGCCGACATGTTGCCGCTGGACTCCTGCCGCAGCAGTCCGGCCGACTCCGCGCCGTAATCGCCGAGGAACCACAGTTGGTAAACCCGTTCCGGCGGTGCGGGTTCCATACCGGAGCCCAGGAACATGACTTTGTCCATGCGTTCGGACATCACCGTGACGGCTTCCATGTCACCCGTACTGGTGGTGGCGACCTTGGCGTCCGGTGCTCGTACGAGTCGCTCCACCGCCGCGTCACGATCCGCGCGTGCCTGCTGCAACTCTTGCTGAGTGTTCCACGCCAGGGCACCGAAACCGGCGGCCAGTACGACACCGACGATCGCCGCCGCCGTCGCCAGCCGCGTGCCCCACGACGCCCGACGGTTCACCCCCCGATTACCGCGGCGTCGTGGTCGTTCCGCTGTGGCGGGGGACTCCTGCCGGGTGCGCGAGACTTCCGACAGCACCCGCTGCTTGAACTCCTCCGGAGGCTCGACAGCGGTGGTTCTCCCCAGGTAAGCGGCCGTTTCCCGGAACTGGCGCACCTCCTCCGCACAGTCCGAGCACGAGGCCATGTGCCGTTCGAAGGCCACCCGCTCGGTCTCCGACAGCGCGTCCAGCACGTAGGCCCCCGTCAACGTGGCCATGTCCGTGTTCATTTGCCCACCCCCAGGCAGTCCCGGAGTCGGATAAGCCCGTCCCGCAGCCGCGTTTTCAGCGTGGACGCCGGTGTGCTCAGCAATCCGGCCGCTTCCCGGTAGGTGTAGCCACGGTAGTAGGTCAGCATCACCGACTCACGTTGAATCTCGGTCAGTGTGGACAGACACTTGCGTACCTGTTGCTGCTCCCAGCGGGAGGCCACGGTCTCCGACACCTCGTCGAACGGGCGACTCTGCTCCCGCGAGCCGGCACGGCTCTCACGGTCGGTGGCGGCCTGCGCCGAGCGCACGCGGTCCACCGCGCGGCGGTGTGCCAACGTCAGGACCCAGGTGAGCACGCTGCCCTTGCCAGCGCTGTAGTGCGTGGCGCTGCGCCAGACCTCCACCAGGACTTCCTGCGCCACCTCCTCGGACTGGGCGGTGTCGCGCACGATGCGCTGCACCAGGCCGAACACCGAGCCGGCGATCAGGTCGTAGAGCCGCTCGAAGGCCTGTTCGTCCCCCTTCGCCACCTCGGCGAGCAACGCCTCGGTGTCCGGGCCGTGCTCCGAGGCCTCCTCGAGCTCCTCGGAATCGCGCAACCACCGTTTCGATCGGTGACTCGCGGGGTTCTCCATCGCGCCGCTCCTTTCTGCGCGTTACCCGCTGTCCCGGGCGCCGTCGGTGGTGGGTTTGGCGAAGGCGAGCTGCCACACGTCCAGATATCGTGCGCGGAATCCCGCTTCACTGTATGCCAGGTAGAACTCCCACATGCGCCGGAACCGCTCGTTGAATCCGAGCCCGGCGATGTGCTCGCGCTGCCGAGTGAACTCCGCGCGCCATTGCCGCAGGGTTTCGGCGTAGCTTTGCCCGAAAGCGTGTCGTTCCACAGGGTGAATACCGGTGTGCTCGGACACGATGCGCTCGATGGCCGGGATCGAGGGCAGCTGCCCGCCCGGGAAGATGTACTTGTGGATCCAGGTGTAGGAGTCCCGGGTCGCCAGCATCCGTTCGTGCGGCATCGTGATCGCCTGGACAACCGCACGACCCCCGGGCGTCAGCAGCCGGTCGAGCTTCGTGAAGAACCTGTCCCAGTACTCCGCGCCGACGGCTTCGATCATCTCCAGGCTGATCACCGCGTCGAACTCTCCGTCGGCCTGCCGGTAGTCGCGCAGCTCGACGTCGACGCGATCGGCCAACCCCGCTCGCTCGACGCGCTCCACGGCGAGCGCACGTTGCTGCTCCGAAAGGGTCAGCGTGGTGACCCGTGCGCCGCGCCGCGCCGCTCGGATCGCCAGCGATCCCCAGCCGCTGCCGATCTCCAGCAGCCTGGTCCCCTCCACCACACCGGCCGCGTCGAGCGCCCGGTCGAGTTTGCAC
This portion of the Actinopolyspora lacussalsi genome encodes:
- a CDS encoding anti-sigma-K factor RskA (product_source=COG5343; cog=COG5343; pfam=PF10099,PF13490; transmembrane_helix_parts=Inside_1_100,TMhelix_101_123,Outside_124_249) produces the protein MNTDMATLTGAYVLDALSETERVAFERHMASCSDCAEEVRQFRETAAYLGRTTAVEPPEEFKQRVLSEVSRTRQESPATAERPRRRGNRGVNRRASWGTRLATAAAIVGVVLAAGFGALAWNTQQELQQARADRDAAVERLVRAPDAKVATTSTGDMEAVTVMSERMDKVMFLGSGMEPAPPERVYQLWFLGDYGAESAGLLRQESSGNMSAMTAEIPPNTRAIGITVEPAGGSEQPSNNPLLEMSMPT
- a CDS encoding RNA polymerase sigma-70 factor (ECF subfamily) (product_source=KO:K03088; cath_funfam=1.10.10.10,1.10.1740.10; cog=COG1595; ko=KO:K03088; pfam=PF04542,PF08281; superfamily=88659,88946; tigrfam=TIGR02937), whose protein sequence is MENPASHRSKRWLRDSEELEEASEHGPDTEALLAEVAKGDEQAFERLYDLIAGSVFGLVQRIVRDTAQSEEVAQEVLVEVWRSATHYSAGKGSVLTWVLTLAHRRAVDRVRSAQAATDRESRAGSREQSRPFDEVSETVASRWEQQQVRKCLSTLTEIQRESVMLTYYRGYTYREAAGLLSTPASTLKTRLRDGLIRLRDCLGVGK
- a CDS encoding cyclopropane-fatty-acyl-phospholipid synthase (product_source=KO:K00574; cath_funfam=3.40.50.150; cog=COG2230; ko=KO:K00574; pfam=PF02353; superfamily=53335); amino-acid sequence: MTTAMSLPAPASPAPASVAVWDAVDQPPRSPIRAGLAERLFRHAVRELPVRVVLAGGERLGAGGPDAPLMRVIRPEEFFHRLGADAKIGFGEAYMTGDWDSPDPAELLTPFARRLSVLVPRPLQSLRRWVDASRPAAERNTTAGATRNVQRHYDLSNEVFAAFLDETMTYSAGLFRPGVTDLATAQRCKLDRALDAAGVVEGTRLLEIGSGWGSLAIRAARRGARVTTLTLSEQQRALAVERVERAGLADRVDVELRDYRQADGEFDAVISLEMIEAVGAEYWDRFFTKLDRLLTPGGRAVVQAITMPHERMLATRDSYTWIHKYIFPGGQLPSIPAIERIVSEHTGIHPVERHAFGQSYAETLRQWRAEFTRQREHIAGLGFNERFRRMWEFYLAYSEAGFRARYLDVWQLAFAKPTTDGARDSG